In Rosa rugosa chromosome 4, drRosRugo1.1, whole genome shotgun sequence, the genomic stretch AGGTCTAGTAAAACAATCACCATTACTTTATTATGACTCTGAAATGAATATTGTCTGTCATTTTGAACTTTTCTTTAACAATATTGACAAATTCTAACAATGAACTAGGCGTTTAAAGATGAGCTGAAGAATTGGGGCACTTATAATGCCAAATTTTCTTTCATCAGATTAACCGAAACccttgattattattattattatttttgttgttgattatTATTATCTGACTAAAATATTGGAAGAAACTATATGTACATATGTCCATTACTATATCAtgcacagaaagaaagaaaaaatatgaaaaataaaaaaaaacttttttttagcTGAACACAATAATCCTGGTCTATAAACGTGCATACAAGGCCCAAGTGGTAAGTACTAAAATGTTGGATCAAATAGTTGGGGTTGTCCATTGCTTCAGATCCGAAGCTTTGTGTTTCGGTTTCTCTTGGTTTCTATCCTCTTCCAATGTCCGTACTATAATTGCTCGTAGTTCAGCCAAACCATTGAAACAACAAGCAAACTCGCAATTACAGGATGCATGAAGCCATGAAAATCGAAAAAGAATAGTGAACACATTTCTGTATTAATAATTAAGCAGCCCATCTCAATGCGAGCTTGATATACTTTGTGAGTTACTTCACCTGTTGCCCCATGTCATTATCAACACCTGCAACAATGACGCACGTCTGTATGACGTGCATCATGAGGTTCATACGttttgagagagaaaatttCGTGTGAAATACTAGAATTACAACAATATTTATGAATCCACCGAAACCACCACAATTACTTCATGATTCTGGAAATgcaaaatttgtttgatttcaaattttatttcaaTGACTTTGTTTTAGACGGATAAAATTTTAGCTGAAGGTAAGCCAAAGAATAttttcaattcaatttcaaaCACTGATTTGATTCATGTGAACCTATAATAGATAATTACTATTCTACTACATAcatatttcttttttcatttattGAAGTGAAATATTGGAGAAAACTCAAGTAGAATTAATTCTGTTTCCACCATGCCACATACATGTATGATGCTTCTTAGGGAGTTTTTCGCATATCTTGAATGTTATCAGTATCCCATAAATAACTAATCAATGAAATTGTAAGAGCAAAATTCAAATTCTTTAGTAGAGGTAATGTGACTAATATATGCACTCTTATAGGAATGGGTTCAATGCCAGTCACTGGATGTCGTCATCTAATGTAGTAGcgtgaaagaaaaatataatatCTTGCTGCTGGACTGCTTGTAACTTGAGAGAAACCTTCGTCAAATTAAACAGATCTTTTTAGCTTATTACTTGCACATTGATCTTTTTATTTGTGAGGTACATTGTTATTTTATCTTTTggaagtaaatttaataataataatggacTGTTAATTGAGTGAATCATCATACTACTCGATATCCAATCTTAGccggctaaaaattgcccaacAATATCTCAATTAATAGCATGAACTAAGCATGCTAGCCCAGGCATGCAGGCCACATATTGTGTTTACCTTGTTCGTTCCCCATAATCAACACCTGCAACATGAGGTCCAAAACTTCTAGGATCTGAGAAAACACGTTTTATATGAAATAATCATACTTGATTCGTTTATAACCGAAATAAATAGTGTGGATTTCAACTTTTCCCTACAATCACAAAATAGCAATGAATTGGACTTGCATGTATTTCAAGGTGATATGAACACtggtatatatatttataatgcTTAAGATAGAATTGCAAACATTCATTCCATAGACTATACACTACTTTATTTGTTTACATTTCTTTTTACCGAAATATTGGAGGAAACTACAAAAAGAAATGAGGTTACTCCGTCTCCTTATTTCATGTAACTTTGACTAATTTCTCTAGGCAATCAACATGAAACAAAAAAGTAATAGAAACTTCTATGCCTTTAAACATGATGTCATATGcgttattttagaaaatgttGTAACTTTATCTTTGAAAAAAAACATGTAACTCAATGACATATGAACTTGATAATAGTTTGATGCTATTGAGTGTAAAAACATTGGACGTGTAAGAAGAAAACATTGTTTTCTTCTTAGCATGTTTTCTATATGTTAGCAAGGAAAGAGTTGACTATTAAATTATAAATAGTCATTATACTTTGGCATTGAGTAGGTAAATGAGATTTTCAAagttttaaactttttttttggtttgtagCATCCTAGAGAAATATCATCTCCTCATCCAGATTGTAATGTTATTTGTTCCTACCGGGCTCAACGGCCGCTGGATTATAGGAAATCTTAGGTTGGTCCAAGAAATTGTAAAGAAGGGAAACCAGACATAATTGAACACCATAATACCATATTGATAAAAttaagtcaaaatataacaagaaacaagagacaattttggctgaataattcgatatctcattcaccttacaagaatgaattatatacaaattacaattgtgcctaataagacaagtactactcctaaggcaagtagtaaatctaataatacaacagatattacagatcacagaatattacagaatatctacataaataaggtaagtatgactcacgccaacactccccctcaagttggcgcatacagatcacgaatgcccaacttgtcaagtgagtcatgaaatgccttACTCGATACTGCCTTAGTGAGAACATCAGCCAACTGTTCTTCTGTGTGGACAAATGGAAAAGAGATAAGTTTAGCatcaagcttctctttaatgaaatgtctgtcaacctcaacatgcttagttctatcatgttgtactgggttgtgagcaatatccaccgctgccttattatcacaatacaaatccatggctcgtttgggtttaaatcccaaatcacgaagtaaatttctcaaccaaagtaactcataaactccatgagccatacctctatattCTGCTTCAGCACTCGACTTGgccacaaccttttgtttcttacttatccaagtaacaagattaccacctacaaaagtgaagtaaccagaagtggattttctatccgtaacacaacctgcccagtctgcatctgtataaccactaacatccaaatgattatgctttgaaaacatcaagcattttccaggtgcagactttaaatacctcagaatatggatcacagcttccatatgagtttcacttggattatgcatgaattgactcacaacactaactgcatatgcaatatctggccgagtatgtgagagatagattaatctgccaactaacctctgatagcgagccttatctgtaagagtttgattagggtactcagccagtttatgattctgctcaataggagtaccAACATGTCTACAACCTAGCAttcctgtctctgtcaacaagtcaagcacatattttctctgacacaagaaaattcctgaactccccctgacgacctcaatccccaaaaaatatttaagagcaccaagatctttcatctcaaactctgatgcaAGCAGGTCTTTTAACctttcaacctcctctgaattatcaccagtaattatcatatcatcaacataaataatcaaggcagttaatttaccttcacggcgtttcagaaacaatgtatGATCAGAGTTACTCTGTTTGTACCCAAAACGACGCATAGCTTGAGAGAATCTaccaaaccaagctcgtggtgattgtttgagtccatacaaggacttattcaacttacacacaaatcttcctcttgtgcttgcctcatatcctgatggtagatccatgtagacttcttcagatagctctccatgtaaaaaggcattcttcacatcaaactgttgcaaatgccaatctagattagctgctagagacatcaacactcgaacagtattaatctttgctgctggagcaaaggtctcctcataatccacgccatatgtttgagtatatccctttgcaacaagtcttgcCTTATATCTGTTCACTGAgccatctgcattatgtttgatagtgaacacccatctacatccaacaactttctttccttgtggaggtggcaccaactcccaagtattactcttctccaatgcctccatatcttcattcatcgcttgacACCATTTAGGATCCTtgagagcatcctgcactttactgggaacacatacagaggatatttgattcacaaatgaagcatgggatttggataaccgatgggtggatacaaagttagctatgccatacttagacttaacatctaaacttggttcatattgacgaggtggtttaccacgggtagacctaggaggcaaaacatacacactatcactattattagagttagaagaaacaccactaacctcaagattgggacgCTCCTCAGGGATTGGTTGACAAGGGTTATCTGTATCTGAGAGGGGTGCAGGAGCTTGGCCTTCTTGGACTGCAAAATTTCGGTCATCGTGTTCTAGTTCTGCTGGCAATCGATTGTCAGGAATGGAAGGATCGATCGTTTTGCTACTGGGAGTTTCTGCCTCGCTGAACGATTCCACTCAGAATGATTCAACAAATGTTACATGAGCAtactattcatcccacaaatgttgtaattataggaatgatttagggtctttctaaatgtacccggTAAATATCTATGTAGACCCAGCAAGTTCTTTACACCCAGCAAAATGATAGAATTTTCTAATTGCACCCACCAGTtttttcaataatacccttgcATTTAATTAAACCTAGCTAAACCCACACCCAGCAAAACCGGATTATCTCCCTTAGGATCCACTATGCAATACAAGCACTCTTTCCACTAACATTTGATACTTGAACCTGCCTAGACTACCAGTTGTGTCCACCATGTGTAGTAGTTGCTTAAACATCAACTGGAgtaagactttttttttttttttttcaacacaaAAGATTTGAGGAAGTTCTACAAATAAATCTACAGGATTTCGTATACAAATCATAATGCGATGTAAATCTTATGCCCAGTTTGTGGTGCTATGTGGCTTCTCTTCGTATCAATGAGGGTGCAAGTGCAGTCATAGTTTTATCCTTACCTGTTGGATGAGATTCTTCTTTCACTGAAGAAAGTGCCCTATCTGGATTATACAGTTCCTTTGAAAATCTACTAGGACTTGGAGAACCAATTATGCCAGTCTTAGTTGGGATTGAGTAGTTCCCCAAATGAGAACTTGGACCAAACCTAAGTTGACCAACTCCATCTTCACGGGGCAAGGGTGACATTGGTGGCTGGCTAAGAATATCTATTTCTTTTCTACAAAACTGGTCTTCTACAATGTCATATGTATACCCTATTCTCATTTCATGAGCAAGAGAACACCAACAACAGAAGAGCCACAACGTGCAATCATACATTGTTGGTTCACCAAAACAGAAGTTATAAGAAGGCAAGTTGAATCTCTTTCTCATTTGGATCCTCCAAAAGCCACCATAGAGCAAACCAAAAACACAGAGAATTACACTAGTAACTGCAAGAGCCTCTCGAACAGTCTCATTGTCAATATTAACAGCAACCAAGTTAAAGATCTAGAAAGGAGCCATGCAAAACAGAATAAATAATATCATAATATGAACACACATGTTCCCTAACCCAAGTCTGTCCGTCTTCCACCCAAATACATAAAAGCTACAGAACAGCGATACATATGCAagagaaatagaaaaaaagagTGAACACAATGAACTGCTGGGTACgaataaaaaaaagagtttcaaacttTATGGTTTCTTTTGTTATTATCTTTAATTATCATGACTATTACTGTTATTTTGTACGAGGATATAACTGGCTTTTCATGCAAAATTGATTTGCTGGGTCTAaatagatatttgctgggtacatttagaaagaccctaaaATTATATACTCTTGTATGTGTGATTTTGATAGACGCTCCTTTTTTCCTCCTCTACCCATGAATTGGCAAATTCAAAACGGCACATCATATTCAAGCATTATATTATAGTAGACAAAACGCCTTGCACTCTTCTTATTTCTATTCCTTTCCATTGTCGTATTTCCCGGCCTCTGCCCCCGGAAAAACGAAAACTCGTCGGATGCATGTAAATCGGTTGGTAGGAGCATGTGAGGCCTCAGCGTCACCGTGGACCTCGTGTCGCCCTCTTATTGGACCACCTCGCCGGAGCACGTGGAGAGGCTTCTACCCGATGGGATGTTAGACATCACGTGGCGGGCCCCATCGTCGCACGAGCTCTCACATGAGGGGAGAGTGAGTTTCCCCTCTGGAAGGGTACACGTGGAGGGCGGAGCGGAATCAACGCGCAGGGAATCGGCGTCGTACGTGACTGGCGGAGGCGGATTGACGGCTGAGATTCGCGAACATAACATTTGCTATCGTATTCTCGTCCTCATTTTGTCTACTTGTGGTGGTAAAAAGTcaaaaatattattattttacaGTTGAAGTCTGCCGACCACGTATTTTGACTTGCTCTGTAATCAGAGTATCAGACGCATGAACTACGGCAAAACCTTTCTATTATGGAGTTTAGCTTTCACATGGGTTCCTGCAATCCTGCTTCTAAGAGTTCTGTGCGGGCATCTTGTGAAGTTGTGATCATTGTGTTCCTCAAGAATGTAAAGTATTGCATGCTCATTGTAGGGTGTCTTATTTGACCCATTGTtgtatagaattatagatacaTTATCGATAAACTAATCCGTATAATAGTATATCAACTTCTTGTAACAAATACTAATCAATTGATACAAAATCACAACATTATGTTGCAGACTTTTTCGCTGCTCTCACTCTATACTTTATAGGATTATATTGTTGTTTAGTACTATAAACTATTAcatagttttttctttttcatcccTAATTtgtgtcaatttctttcttAATGAAGTTTCAGACTTGTGTTTGCTTAAATACATAAAGCATCATTTATCATTTATTTCATTCTTTTGTGACTAGAAGAGAAAGATGGCAGAGTAAATTGATGAGTTGTCAGTACCTATGAGTTCTCATCTTCCGTCCACAAAGTAGACAATAACAACAAAGGAAGGGATTAACCTAATTACTCAATGGTTTGGACCCTGACTATCACGATAGAAATGAATAAAAGTGTAATCTAATCTAATCACATATGATCTTGTACCGAATACCAGGAAATACATTGACAATCAaatccagttttttttttataataacaGTCCAATTCAAATCTCCCAAACCAAGATACTATTCAACTTACATATACTAGCTACTACATGGTTTTCTTTTggccgttgg encodes the following:
- the LOC133744916 gene encoding uncharacterized protein LOC133744916, coding for MKGRHPNPADNIVLTSPLNCNGFDGPNLPFVTYYLQLAGIRLRLQIFNLVAVNIDNETVREALAVTSVILCVFGLLYGGFWRIQMRKRFNLPSYNFCFGEPTMYDCTLWLFCCWCSLAHEMRIGYTYDIVEDQFCRKEIDILSQPPMSPLPREDGVGQLRFGPSSHLGNYSIPTKTGIIGSPSPSRFSKELYNPDRALSSVKEESHPTGKDKTMTALAPSLIRREAT